A genomic window from Vagococcus sp. CY52-2 includes:
- the pcrA gene encoding DNA helicase PcrA yields the protein MTQKHNLLAGLNDKQQAAVQTTQGPLLIMAGAGSGKTRVLTHRVAYLIDEKGVNPWNILAITFTNKAAKEMKERVVSILGTVGEDVWVSTFHSMCVKMLRRDADLIGYNRQFTILDASDQQTLIKRILKEENIDPKKHDPRSILSQISQAKNELLTPELYEERYNGYFEQIVAICYKRYQKELRNNQSMDFDDLIMLTIRLFKESPETLSYYQNKFQYIHVDEYQDTNHAQYTLVNLLAKRFNNLCVVGDADQSIYGWRGADMQNILDFESDYPDAKTILLEQNYRSTKHILQAANSVINHNQNRKKKELWTDNQSGEKIVYYRANSEREEVQYIVTTIQQLKQQEQRSYGDFCVLYRTNAMSRVIEDTFLKANIPYKMVGGHKFYDRKEIKDILGYLKVISNEMDSLSFERVVNSPKRGIGPGTIEKIREFADMHGWSLLQATVDIDLTPITGKAKKELGNFGKMIMQLRKMIPFLTITELVEQVLDKSGYQEDLVKQNSLESHSRLENLEEFLTVTKEFDKRYEAGNYEDESENDEDKLALFLNDLALVSDIDSLEDDQGQVTFMTLHAAKGLEFPYVFLVGMEESIFPLSRAVLESDELEEERRLAYVGITRAEKQLFLTNASSRMLYGRTQYNRPSRFLEEIDDDVLEKVGAVHKVASQKPIGEKYRRATYQQPTTTAVTAKKQTGGEKAPWQPGDKVEHKAWGVGTVVKVSGDAKDMELDVAFPSQGIKRLLAAFAPITKVD from the coding sequence ATGACGCAAAAACATAATTTATTGGCAGGTCTAAATGACAAACAACAAGCTGCCGTTCAAACGACACAAGGGCCTTTACTTATTATGGCTGGTGCAGGTAGTGGGAAAACAAGAGTCTTAACTCACCGTGTCGCTTATTTAATCGATGAAAAAGGGGTTAATCCTTGGAATATTTTAGCTATTACCTTTACCAATAAAGCAGCCAAAGAGATGAAGGAACGTGTGGTGTCGATTCTTGGAACAGTTGGTGAAGATGTGTGGGTCTCAACTTTCCACTCAATGTGCGTCAAAATGTTACGACGTGACGCTGATTTAATTGGCTACAATCGTCAATTTACCATACTTGATGCTAGTGACCAACAGACATTGATTAAACGGATTTTAAAAGAGGAAAATATTGATCCTAAAAAACATGATCCACGCAGTATTTTATCGCAAATTAGTCAGGCAAAAAATGAGTTATTAACGCCTGAATTATATGAAGAGCGCTACAATGGTTATTTTGAGCAGATTGTGGCAATATGCTATAAGAGATACCAAAAAGAACTTCGCAACAATCAATCAATGGATTTTGATGATTTGATTATGTTAACAATTCGTTTATTTAAGGAAAGTCCTGAAACCTTGTCTTATTATCAAAATAAATTCCAATACATTCACGTTGATGAGTACCAAGACACAAACCATGCTCAATACACATTGGTTAACTTACTGGCGAAACGTTTTAATAATTTATGTGTTGTGGGGGATGCGGATCAAAGTATTTATGGTTGGCGTGGAGCTGATATGCAAAATATTTTAGATTTTGAATCAGATTATCCTGATGCTAAAACAATTTTGCTGGAACAAAACTATCGTTCAACCAAACATATTTTACAAGCGGCAAATAGTGTGATTAACCACAACCAAAACCGTAAGAAAAAAGAATTATGGACAGATAATCAATCAGGCGAAAAAATTGTGTATTATCGTGCTAACTCTGAACGAGAAGAAGTGCAATACATTGTGACTACCATTCAACAATTGAAACAACAAGAACAACGCTCATATGGTGATTTTTGTGTGTTATATCGGACGAATGCCATGTCCCGTGTGATTGAGGATACGTTTTTAAAAGCAAATATCCCTTATAAAATGGTTGGCGGGCATAAATTCTACGACCGTAAAGAAATCAAAGACATTTTAGGTTACTTAAAAGTGATTTCAAATGAAATGGATTCATTAAGTTTTGAGCGTGTGGTGAATAGTCCAAAACGAGGCATTGGACCAGGAACCATTGAAAAAATCAGAGAGTTTGCTGATATGCATGGTTGGTCGTTACTTCAAGCAACAGTTGATATTGATTTAACCCCGATTACTGGCAAAGCGAAAAAAGAGCTTGGTAATTTTGGGAAAATGATTATGCAATTAAGAAAGATGATTCCGTTTTTAACAATTACGGAATTAGTCGAACAAGTGTTAGATAAAAGTGGTTATCAAGAAGATTTGGTGAAACAAAATTCGCTTGAATCTCATTCACGTTTAGAAAACTTGGAAGAGTTCTTAACTGTAACCAAAGAATTTGACAAGCGTTATGAAGCGGGAAATTATGAAGACGAAAGTGAAAATGATGAAGATAAACTCGCGTTATTCTTAAATGATTTGGCACTTGTTTCTGATATTGATTCATTAGAAGACGACCAAGGTCAAGTTACCTTTATGACACTTCATGCGGCGAAAGGACTTGAGTTTCCTTATGTCTTTTTAGTTGGGATGGAAGAAAGTATTTTTCCACTATCTCGTGCGGTTTTAGAAAGTGATGAACTAGAGGAAGAACGTCGTTTAGCTTATGTGGGGATTACCCGGGCTGAAAAACAATTATTCTTAACGAACGCATCAAGTCGTATGTTGTATGGACGTACGCAATACAACCGTCCGTCACGTTTTTTAGAAGAAATTGACGATGACGTATTAGAAAAAGTTGGAGCAGTGCATAAAGTAGCTAGCCAAAAACCGATTGGTGAAAAATACCGTCGTGCAACGTATCAACAGCCAACGACAACAGCCGTTACGGCGAAAAAACAAACAGGTGGCGAAAAAGCACCATGGCAACCAGGTGATAAAGTAGAACACAAAGCGTGGGGTGTTGGAACGGTTGTTAAAGTGAGTGGAGACGCCAAAGATATGGAGTTAGATGTGGCATTTCCTTCTCAAGGGATTAAACGTTTATTGGCCGCTTTTGCACCTATTACAAAAGTAGATTAA
- the gatC gene encoding Asp-tRNA(Asn)/Glu-tRNA(Gln) amidotransferase subunit GatC, whose product MTISKEEVLHVAKLSKLRFSDSELDEMTKHLGKVTDMMASLSNVDTTDVAFTSNVTEETNVFREDISVKGESRDELFSNVPETQDGYIKVPAIMDNGEAGA is encoded by the coding sequence ATGACAATTTCAAAAGAAGAAGTACTACACGTAGCAAAATTATCGAAATTACGTTTTTCAGATAGTGAATTAGATGAGATGACAAAACATTTAGGGAAAGTCACAGACATGATGGCTAGTTTAAGCAATGTTGATACAACAGACGTTGCGTTTACTTCAAACGTGACGGAAGAAACTAATGTTTTTAGAGAAGATATTAGTGTGAAAGGTGAAAGCCGTGACGAATTATTTAGCAATGTTCCTGAAACACAAGATGGTTACATTAAAGTGCCAGCAATTATGGATAACGGGGAGGCAGGAGCATAA
- the gatA gene encoding Asp-tRNA(Asn)/Glu-tRNA(Gln) amidotransferase subunit GatA, with product MTELQQLTVKQLSEALNKKELSSQEVVKSGFDYIKETEPTIDAFITLSEEKALAEAKKIDDSPRSELTPLAGIPIGIKDNIVTKDVLTTAASKMLYNFNPIYSATAVEKLESAGLVSMGKLNMDEFAMGSSTETSYFKKTKNAWDQTKVPGGSSGGSAASVAAGQVPASLGSDTGGSIRQPASFNGIVGMKPTYGRVSRYGLIAFSSSLDQIGPMTRTVEDNAMILNAISGHDAKDSTSSRRDTPDFTNLIGQDIKGMKIGVPKEFMGEGVHPDIRQAVKEAVKTFEALGATVDEVSLPNAVYGVEVYYIIASSEASSNLQRFDGIRYGYRSENISNLEDVYVNSRSEGFGSEVKRRIMLGTFSLSAGFYDAYFRKAGQVRTLIVNDFKKVFENYDLILGPVSPTVAFEFGAAQDDPITAYMRDILTIPVNLAGLPGMSVPGGFSEGLPIGIQLIGNHFDEEKMYQAAYAFEQATDFHKKQPVILGGKA from the coding sequence ATGACTGAATTACAACAATTAACAGTAAAACAACTAAGTGAGGCGTTAAATAAAAAAGAATTAAGCTCACAAGAAGTTGTGAAAAGTGGTTTTGATTACATCAAAGAAACAGAGCCAACGATTGATGCCTTTATCACATTAAGTGAAGAAAAAGCATTAGCAGAAGCGAAAAAAATTGATGACTCACCACGTAGTGAATTAACACCTTTAGCTGGTATTCCAATTGGGATTAAAGATAATATCGTGACAAAAGACGTGTTAACAACCGCAGCAAGTAAAATGTTGTACAACTTTAACCCAATCTATTCTGCGACGGCAGTAGAAAAATTAGAATCAGCTGGACTTGTGTCTATGGGTAAATTAAACATGGACGAGTTTGCGATGGGGTCTTCAACTGAAACGTCGTACTTCAAGAAAACAAAAAATGCATGGGACCAAACAAAAGTACCTGGTGGCTCTTCAGGTGGGTCTGCTGCGAGTGTGGCAGCTGGACAAGTTCCTGCTTCTTTAGGTAGTGATACAGGTGGAAGTATCCGCCAACCAGCGTCATTTAACGGTATCGTGGGGATGAAACCAACTTATGGACGCGTTTCTCGTTATGGGTTAATTGCCTTTTCATCAAGTTTAGACCAAATTGGGCCAATGACTCGTACGGTGGAAGACAATGCCATGATTTTAAATGCGATTTCTGGACATGATGCAAAAGACAGTACAAGTTCTCGTCGTGACACACCAGATTTTACAAACTTAATTGGTCAAGACATCAAAGGAATGAAAATTGGTGTACCAAAAGAATTCATGGGTGAAGGGGTTCATCCTGATATTCGTCAAGCCGTAAAAGAAGCGGTGAAAACATTTGAAGCGCTTGGAGCAACAGTAGACGAAGTTAGTTTACCAAATGCGGTTTATGGCGTGGAAGTTTACTATATTATTGCCTCATCAGAAGCATCATCAAACTTACAACGTTTTGATGGTATTCGCTATGGTTACCGTTCAGAAAATATTTCAAACTTAGAAGACGTATATGTTAACTCACGTTCTGAAGGATTTGGTTCAGAAGTGAAACGTCGTATTATGCTTGGAACATTCTCTCTAAGCGCCGGATTTTATGATGCATACTTTAGAAAAGCTGGACAAGTTCGTACCTTGATTGTCAATGACTTTAAAAAAGTCTTTGAAAACTACGACTTGATTTTAGGACCAGTATCACCAACTGTGGCATTTGAATTTGGTGCCGCTCAAGATGATCCAATCACAGCATATATGCGTGATATCTTAACCATTCCAGTTAACTTAGCTGGTTTACCAGGCATGAGTGTTCCTGGTGGATTTTCTGAAGGATTGCCAATTGGGATTCAATTAATCGGAAATCATTTTGATGAAGAAAAAATGTATCAAGCAGCGTATGCGTTTGAACAAGCAACTGATTTCCATAAAAAACAACCTGTTATTTTAGGAGGTAAAGCATAG
- the ligA gene encoding NAD-dependent DNA ligase LigA has product MTILGIDEATKRVGELRHTLNEWARAYYVKDAPLVSDHEYDKLYKELVSLEGQFPKLVTSDSITQRVGGKLLDGFQKVEHTTPMMSLSNAFNEQDLRDFDKRVRKGTSKPISYMVELKIDGLAINLTYDNGQFVQGATRGDGVVGEDITQNLRTVHSIPLSLQTPVTLDVRGECFMPKESFVRLNEERDKNGESVFANPRNAAAGSLRQLDSSITAKRQLSTFLYTIANPEELGLTTQTDALDYLDSLGFKTNHQRELCATIDDVWQYIVEFSDKRHTLDYEIDGIVIKVNDFDAQNELGYTVKAPKWAIAYKFPAEEVQTVLRDIEWTVGRTGVVTPTAVMDPVQLAGTTVSRASLHNCDLIAEKDIRLLDTVVIHKAGDIIPEVTQVVLDKRSEDSQPYEFPTHCPTCHSELERIESEVALRCLNPACPAQIKEGLNHFVSRNAMNIDGLGPRVLEQMYEKELVKQAADLYYLTQEQLLTLDKIKEKSANNILEAIANSKGNSLERLLFGLGIQHVGSKAAKIISSEFGTIDKIIEADKEEIFAIDMIGPVMADSIIKYFSIPETLEQIDKLKQAGVNMTYLGVTKEDITSIESPFKDKTIVLTGSLTQFKRAEAKQKIESLGGKVTGSVSKKTDIVVAGEEAGSKLTKAQELGIDVWSEQQMVNAINASHKIE; this is encoded by the coding sequence GTGACCATTTTGGGTATTGATGAAGCAACAAAACGTGTGGGCGAGTTACGTCACACGTTAAATGAATGGGCACGCGCTTATTATGTGAAAGATGCGCCACTCGTTAGTGACCATGAATATGATAAGTTATACAAAGAATTAGTGAGTTTAGAAGGACAGTTTCCAAAACTTGTAACAAGTGATTCTATCACGCAACGAGTGGGCGGAAAATTACTAGACGGGTTTCAAAAAGTAGAGCACACGACACCAATGATGAGTTTAAGTAATGCCTTTAACGAGCAAGACTTACGTGATTTTGATAAACGCGTGAGAAAAGGCACGAGCAAACCCATTAGTTACATGGTAGAATTAAAGATTGACGGCCTGGCGATTAATTTAACTTATGACAATGGACAATTTGTTCAAGGTGCAACTCGTGGAGATGGTGTCGTAGGGGAGGATATTACGCAAAATTTGCGTACCGTTCACTCTATTCCACTATCACTGCAAACACCTGTGACACTGGACGTTCGTGGTGAGTGTTTTATGCCAAAAGAGTCGTTCGTTAGACTAAATGAGGAACGTGACAAAAACGGCGAAAGTGTGTTCGCGAATCCGCGTAATGCAGCAGCGGGGAGTTTACGTCAACTTGATTCATCTATCACAGCCAAACGTCAGTTAAGTACGTTTTTATATACAATTGCTAATCCTGAAGAATTAGGATTAACAACCCAAACAGACGCATTAGATTATCTAGATAGTTTAGGATTTAAAACGAATCATCAACGTGAACTTTGTGCCACGATTGATGACGTGTGGCAATACATTGTCGAATTTAGCGACAAACGTCACACGCTCGATTATGAAATTGATGGTATTGTGATTAAAGTCAATGATTTTGATGCACAAAATGAATTAGGTTATACAGTAAAAGCCCCTAAGTGGGCGATTGCGTATAAGTTTCCGGCTGAAGAAGTTCAAACAGTCTTACGAGACATCGAGTGGACAGTTGGACGAACGGGCGTTGTAACGCCAACTGCGGTGATGGATCCGGTGCAACTAGCTGGAACAACCGTCTCACGAGCTAGCTTACATAATTGTGATTTGATTGCTGAAAAAGACATTCGATTATTAGATACAGTCGTGATTCATAAAGCTGGAGATATAATTCCTGAGGTCACTCAAGTTGTGTTGGATAAGCGATCTGAAGACAGTCAGCCGTATGAGTTTCCAACACATTGTCCGACCTGTCATTCTGAATTGGAGCGTATTGAATCAGAAGTGGCATTAAGATGTTTAAATCCAGCTTGTCCAGCTCAAATTAAAGAAGGACTAAATCATTTTGTGTCACGTAATGCCATGAACATTGATGGATTAGGCCCTCGTGTGTTAGAACAAATGTATGAAAAAGAACTTGTCAAACAAGCAGCAGACTTGTACTATTTAACGCAAGAGCAATTATTAACACTGGATAAAATTAAAGAAAAATCAGCAAACAATATTTTAGAAGCCATTGCAAACAGTAAAGGCAATTCATTAGAGCGATTGTTGTTTGGTTTAGGAATTCAACATGTTGGATCAAAAGCTGCTAAAATTATTTCAAGTGAATTTGGTACGATTGATAAAATTATCGAAGCAGATAAAGAAGAGATTTTTGCGATTGACATGATTGGACCAGTGATGGCTGATAGTATTATCAAATATTTCTCGATTCCAGAAACATTGGAACAAATTGACAAACTAAAACAAGCTGGGGTGAATATGACGTATCTTGGTGTGACAAAAGAAGACATCACATCAATCGAGTCCCCATTTAAAGATAAAACGATTGTTTTAACTGGAAGTTTGACACAATTTAAACGAGCTGAAGCCAAACAAAAGATTGAGTCGTTAGGTGGAAAAGTGACGGGTAGTGTGTCGAAAAAAACGGATATTGTTGTTGCTGGAGAGGAAGCTGGTAGCAAGTTAACCAAAGCACAAGAATTAGGAATTGACGTTTGGAGTGAACAACAAATGGTTAATGCCATAAACGCGTCACATAAAATAGAGTAA
- a CDS encoding inorganic pyrophosphatase codes for MTRLINVTIDRPLGYQNEFGTVYPINYGYVKNIITGNGKEQGAYILSRTVQTPIESFDGVLIAIVKRHDDVETKWVISSSGETYTAEEIYDQIEFIEQYFDSSVYLVD; via the coding sequence ATGACTCGTTTAATAAACGTCACGATAGACAGACCTCTTGGGTATCAAAATGAATTTGGAACTGTTTATCCAATCAACTATGGCTATGTCAAAAACATCATAACAGGAAACGGGAAAGAACAAGGTGCCTATATTTTATCACGAACTGTTCAAACACCTATTGAGTCATTTGATGGTGTCCTCATCGCCATTGTCAAACGACATGACGATGTTGAAACCAAATGGGTTATCTCATCTTCAGGTGAAACCTATACAGCAGAAGAAATATATGACCAAATTGAATTCATCGAACAATATTTCGATTCTTCTGTGTATCTTGTTGACTAG
- the rlmD gene encoding 23S rRNA (uracil(1939)-C(5))-methyltransferase RlmD, whose product MKKQKIEAPVKKNERLVVDIVDMTYDGRGVAKVDGFPIFVEAGITGERVKIHVMKVMKKFAFAKIMTWETTSENRVEAVEKDLIRTGIAPLHHMSYDAQLDFKKNQVTQAMKRIGGFDELNVADVLGMEHPFAYRNKAQIPVRMIGADIELGFFRKNSHDLIVVEDFLIQDKMIDEILLFLKERLRKYSIKPYDESQHSGHLKSIVIRKGHYSNEVMVTFVTRKKKIFYLHDIVTELVEAYPNVVSVMQNIQPNVTNKVLDERLNVLYGKDSISDELLGKTYHISAQSFYQVNTEQAENLYKKAIELADLKEDDVVLDAYCGIGTIGLSMANKVKKVYGVEIVPEAIEDAIHNAEINNITNVEFKAGSADKVLKNWTADGIKFDVIVVDPPRKGLTEGFIKQSVELQPEKIVYISCDPSTMARDMKLFAGLGYTSDTVYPVDMFPQTTHIECVTVLKRKS is encoded by the coding sequence ATGAAAAAACAAAAAATAGAAGCACCAGTGAAAAAAAATGAGCGTTTAGTTGTTGATATCGTCGATATGACCTATGACGGACGTGGAGTAGCAAAAGTGGATGGTTTCCCCATTTTTGTTGAAGCAGGGATTACGGGCGAGCGGGTAAAAATTCATGTAATGAAAGTCATGAAAAAATTTGCCTTCGCAAAAATTATGACATGGGAAACGACAAGTGAAAACCGAGTTGAAGCGGTGGAAAAAGATTTAATTCGTACAGGGATTGCTCCGCTACACCATATGAGCTATGATGCGCAACTTGATTTCAAGAAAAATCAAGTAACTCAAGCGATGAAACGAATTGGTGGTTTTGATGAATTAAACGTTGCGGACGTTTTAGGCATGGAACACCCCTTTGCTTATCGTAATAAAGCACAAATTCCAGTTCGTATGATTGGTGCTGACATTGAACTTGGTTTCTTTAGAAAAAATAGTCATGACTTAATTGTGGTAGAAGACTTTTTAATTCAAGATAAAATGATTGATGAGATTTTATTATTCTTGAAAGAAAGACTTAGAAAATATTCAATCAAACCATATGATGAAAGCCAACATTCAGGACATCTGAAAAGCATCGTGATTCGCAAAGGTCACTATTCAAATGAAGTGATGGTTACTTTTGTGACACGTAAAAAGAAAATTTTCTACTTACATGATATTGTGACTGAACTGGTGGAGGCATATCCAAACGTGGTATCTGTGATGCAAAACATCCAACCAAACGTGACAAACAAAGTCTTAGACGAACGTTTGAATGTCTTATACGGTAAAGATAGCATTAGTGATGAGTTATTGGGTAAGACGTACCATATCTCAGCGCAGTCGTTCTACCAAGTAAACACTGAACAAGCTGAAAATCTTTATAAAAAAGCCATTGAGTTAGCTGATTTGAAAGAAGATGATGTGGTTCTTGATGCGTATTGTGGTATTGGAACTATTGGCTTGAGTATGGCTAACAAAGTGAAGAAAGTGTACGGCGTGGAAATCGTGCCAGAAGCGATTGAAGATGCGATTCATAACGCTGAAATCAATAACATTACAAATGTTGAATTTAAAGCCGGATCAGCTGATAAAGTTCTAAAAAATTGGACAGCAGATGGTATTAAATTTGATGTGATTGTCGTTGACCCACCAAGAAAAGGGTTAACAGAAGGCTTTATCAAACAATCAGTTGAATTACAACCAGAAAAAATTGTTTATATTTCATGTGATCCAAGTACGATGGCACGTGATATGAAACTGTTTGCTGGTTTAGGCTATACAAGTGATACTGTTTATCCAGTCGATATGTTCCCACAAACGACACATATTGAGTGTGTGACAGTGTTAAAGAGAAAATCATAA
- the gatB gene encoding Asp-tRNA(Asn)/Glu-tRNA(Gln) amidotransferase subunit GatB, which produces MNFETVIGLEVHVELKTESKIFSTSAAHFGADPNTNTNVIDFSMPGVLPVLNRGALEYGMKAALALNCKINHHTNFDRKNYFYPDNPKAYQISQDDKPIGYDGWVEIEVEGKKKKIRIERVHLEEDAGKNIHGTDGYSYVDLNRQGTPLIEIVSEADMRSPEEAYAYLEAIRSIIQFTGVSDVKMEEGSMRCDANISLRPYGQEKFGTKAELKNLNSLNYVKQGLAFEEQRQAKVLMSGGIIQQETRRYDESTKSTILMRVKEGASDYRYFPEPDIPSIDISEEWVEEIRASLPEMPTARRIRYVSELGLPEYDAMVLTLSSDMSDFFDATVNNGADAKQASNWLMGEVSAYLNSERLELLETKLTPENLAGMINLIADGTISSKIAKKVFKELIENGGNAKEVVEAKGLVQLSDPAQLLPMINEVLDKNEQSIEDFKNGKDRAVGFLVGQIMKATKGKANPGVVNKLLKEELLKR; this is translated from the coding sequence GTGAATTTTGAAACAGTCATTGGGTTAGAAGTCCATGTAGAATTAAAAACCGAATCAAAAATCTTTTCAACGTCTGCCGCTCACTTTGGTGCAGACCCAAATACCAATACAAACGTGATTGATTTTTCAATGCCAGGTGTTTTACCTGTTTTAAATAGAGGCGCACTTGAATATGGTATGAAAGCAGCTTTAGCACTTAACTGTAAAATCAACCATCACACAAATTTTGATAGAAAAAACTATTTTTATCCAGATAATCCAAAAGCTTACCAAATTTCTCAAGATGACAAACCAATTGGCTATGATGGTTGGGTTGAAATCGAAGTAGAAGGTAAAAAGAAAAAAATCCGTATTGAACGCGTGCATTTAGAAGAAGATGCGGGTAAAAATATTCATGGTACTGATGGTTATTCATACGTCGATTTAAATCGTCAAGGCACACCACTTATTGAGATTGTATCTGAAGCAGATATGCGTTCACCTGAAGAAGCTTATGCTTATTTAGAAGCCATCCGTTCAATCATCCAATTTACTGGTGTCAGTGATGTGAAAATGGAAGAAGGGTCAATGCGTTGTGATGCCAATATTTCTCTAAGACCTTATGGACAAGAAAAATTTGGAACAAAAGCAGAACTTAAAAACTTGAACTCACTAAACTACGTGAAACAAGGACTTGCTTTTGAGGAACAACGTCAAGCAAAAGTGTTAATGTCAGGTGGCATTATCCAACAAGAAACACGTCGCTATGATGAATCAACTAAATCAACTATCTTGATGCGTGTTAAAGAAGGGGCAAGTGATTACCGTTACTTCCCAGAACCAGATATTCCATCAATTGACATTAGTGAAGAATGGGTGGAAGAAATCAGAGCATCATTACCAGAAATGCCAACAGCTAGACGTATTCGTTATGTGAGTGAACTTGGTTTACCTGAATATGATGCAATGGTATTGACTCTATCTAGTGATATGTCTGACTTCTTTGATGCCACAGTGAATAACGGAGCAGATGCCAAACAAGCCTCTAACTGGTTAATGGGTGAAGTATCAGCTTACTTAAATAGCGAGCGCTTAGAGTTACTTGAAACAAAACTAACACCAGAAAATCTTGCTGGGATGATTAATTTAATCGCAGACGGCACAATTAGTTCTAAAATTGCGAAAAAAGTGTTTAAAGAATTAATCGAAAATGGTGGAAACGCAAAAGAAGTCGTAGAAGCAAAAGGATTAGTCCAATTATCTGATCCAGCTCAATTATTGCCAATGATTAATGAGGTATTAGACAAAAATGAACAGTCAATCGAAGACTTTAAAAATGGAAAAGATCGTGCCGTTGGGTTCTTAGTTGGCCAAATTATGAAAGCAACAAAAGGAAAAGCAAATCCAGGAGTCGTGAACAAATTACTAAAAGAGGAATTATTGAAACGTTAA
- a CDS encoding diacylglycerol kinase: protein MRARLIYNPTSGKELLKRNLADILMVIEKAGYEASAFATTPEPFSAKKEAARAANAGFDLIIAAGGDGTINEVINGIAPLEKRPKLAVIPGGTTNDFARALQIPRDNVVKAAEVILKNQTIRSDIGKAGNTYFMNIAAGGYLTELTYEVPSHLKSVFGYLAYLAKGAEMLPRVKTIKMRLKYDDGEFDGKASMFFLGLTNSVGGFEQIVPDAQLDDGKFSLIIVKTANVLEIMHLVALMLNGGKHIDDPRIEYIKTSRLHAEAFDDDYRMMINLDGEYGGDAPMEFINYKQHIEIYANLDEIPESAISIDEEEASDRFIEEVEQLTQEDINEDGTIFGNKE from the coding sequence ATGAGAGCAAGATTAATTTATAATCCAACATCTGGAAAAGAGTTGTTAAAACGAAATTTAGCAGATATTTTAATGGTGATTGAAAAAGCTGGATATGAAGCCAGTGCCTTTGCGACGACACCGGAGCCTTTTTCTGCCAAAAAAGAAGCAGCAAGAGCCGCGAATGCTGGTTTTGATTTGATTATCGCAGCAGGTGGTGATGGCACGATTAATGAAGTGATTAATGGTATTGCTCCACTAGAAAAACGCCCTAAATTAGCAGTTATTCCTGGTGGAACAACCAATGATTTTGCTCGAGCGTTGCAAATTCCGCGTGATAATGTGGTGAAAGCAGCAGAAGTGATTTTAAAAAATCAAACCATTAGATCAGATATTGGAAAAGCTGGGAACACATATTTTATGAATATCGCAGCAGGTGGTTACTTAACTGAATTGACCTATGAAGTACCATCTCATCTGAAAAGTGTTTTTGGCTATCTTGCCTATTTAGCAAAAGGAGCAGAGATGTTGCCACGAGTGAAAACAATCAAGATGCGTCTGAAATATGACGATGGTGAATTTGATGGCAAAGCATCCATGTTTTTCTTAGGGCTAACCAATTCAGTTGGTGGCTTTGAACAAATTGTTCCCGACGCTCAGTTAGATGATGGGAAATTTTCACTGATAATCGTGAAAACAGCCAATGTATTAGAAATCATGCATTTGGTTGCTTTGATGTTAAACGGTGGAAAACACATTGACGATCCTAGAATAGAATACATTAAAACGTCAAGGTTACACGCTGAAGCCTTTGATGATGATTACCGTATGATGATTAATTTAGATGGGGAATATGGTGGAGATGCCCCAATGGAATTTATAAATTACAAACAACACATAGAAATTTATGCTAATTTGGATGAAATACCTGAATCGGCTATTTCAATTGATGAAGAAGAGGCGTCTGATCGATTTATCGAAGAAGTCGAACAACTCACTCAAGAAGATATTAATGAAGACGGTACTATTTTTGGCAATAAAGAGTAG